The following are encoded together in the Bradyrhizobium genosp. L genome:
- a CDS encoding HpcH/HpaI aldolase/citrate lyase family protein, whose product MTRPRRSLLFMPGSNARALEKARTLAADGIILDLEDSVAPDAKAVAREQIAKAVAAKGFGKREVLIRINALDTPWWVDDIAMAGKAQPDGILVPKISTVDDLNAVADRLRDVSAHASIRVWAMIETARAVLDADKLAAASQNAETRLAGFVFGPNDIARETRIRMKPGRAAMIPMITHCILATRAHGLEILDGPYGDIANIDGFAEECAQGRDLGFDGKTLIHPSHIEACNAIFTPPEAEVAEARKIIAAFAQPENASRGAIQLDGRMVERLHAEMAKRTIAIADAISAMGH is encoded by the coding sequence ATGACCCGCCCGCGCCGCAGCCTGTTGTTCATGCCGGGATCCAATGCGCGGGCGCTCGAAAAGGCCCGCACGCTCGCGGCTGACGGCATCATCCTCGATCTCGAGGATTCGGTTGCCCCCGACGCCAAGGCGGTGGCGCGCGAGCAGATCGCCAAGGCGGTCGCGGCCAAGGGTTTCGGCAAGCGCGAGGTGTTGATCCGCATCAACGCGCTCGACACGCCGTGGTGGGTCGACGACATTGCGATGGCCGGCAAGGCGCAGCCGGACGGCATCCTGGTGCCCAAGATCTCCACGGTCGACGATCTCAACGCGGTTGCGGATCGTCTCAGGGATGTCAGTGCCCATGCCTCGATCCGGGTCTGGGCCATGATCGAGACCGCGCGCGCAGTGCTCGACGCCGACAAGCTCGCCGCGGCCTCGCAGAATGCCGAAACTAGGCTCGCCGGCTTCGTGTTCGGGCCGAACGACATTGCGCGCGAGACCCGGATCCGGATGAAGCCGGGCCGCGCGGCGATGATCCCGATGATCACGCATTGCATTCTCGCGACGCGCGCGCATGGGCTCGAGATCCTCGATGGGCCCTATGGCGACATCGCCAATATCGACGGCTTTGCCGAGGAATGCGCGCAAGGCCGCGATCTCGGTTTCGACGGCAAGACGCTGATCCATCCGAGCCATATCGAGGCCTGCAACGCCATCTTCACGCCGCCCGAGGCCGAAGTCGCCGAAGCGCGCAAGATCATCGCGGCGTTCGCGCAGCCGGAGAATGCCTCGCGCGGCGCCATCCAGCTCGATGGCCGCATGGTGGAGCGGCTGCATGCCGAGATGGCCAAGCGCACGATCGCAATCGCCGACGCGATATCAGCGATGGGGCATTAG
- a CDS encoding aspartate-semialdehyde dehydrogenase has translation MGYKVAVVGATGNVGREMLNILDERKFPADEVVVLASRRSVGVEVSYGDRTLKVKALEHYDFSDVDICLMSAGGSVSKEWSPKIGAAGTVVIDNSSAWRMDPDVPLIVPEVNADATAGFTKKNIIANPNCSTAQLVVALKPLHDRATITRVVVSTYQSVSGAGKDAMDELFSQTKAVYTNDELINNKFPKRIAFNVIPHIDVFMEDGFTKEEWKMMAETKKILDPKIKLTATCVRVPVFVGHSEAVNVEFADPISADEARNILRNAPGCLVIDKHEPGGYVTPYEAAGEDATYISRIREDGTVENGLSFWCVSDNLRKGAALNAVQIAEVLINRKLITAKKKAA, from the coding sequence ATGGGTTACAAAGTCGCGGTAGTCGGAGCGACCGGCAATGTCGGGCGCGAAATGCTCAACATTCTCGACGAACGCAAATTCCCCGCCGACGAGGTCGTCGTGCTGGCCTCGCGCCGCAGCGTTGGCGTCGAGGTCTCCTACGGCGACCGCACGCTGAAGGTGAAGGCGCTCGAGCATTATGATTTCTCCGACGTCGACATCTGCCTGATGTCGGCCGGCGGCTCGGTCTCCAAGGAATGGTCGCCGAAGATCGGCGCGGCCGGCACCGTCGTGATCGACAATTCGTCGGCCTGGCGCATGGACCCCGACGTGCCGCTGATCGTGCCCGAGGTGAACGCGGACGCGACCGCCGGCTTCACCAAGAAGAACATCATCGCCAACCCGAACTGCTCGACCGCGCAGCTCGTCGTCGCGCTGAAGCCGCTGCACGACAGGGCGACCATCACCCGCGTCGTGGTCTCGACCTATCAATCGGTGTCGGGCGCCGGCAAGGATGCGATGGACGAACTGTTCTCGCAGACCAAGGCCGTCTACACCAATGACGAGCTGATCAACAACAAATTCCCGAAGCGCATCGCCTTCAACGTCATCCCCCACATCGACGTCTTCATGGAAGACGGCTTCACCAAGGAAGAGTGGAAGATGATGGCGGAGACCAAGAAGATCCTCGATCCCAAGATCAAGCTCACCGCCACCTGCGTCCGCGTGCCGGTGTTCGTCGGCCACTCCGAAGCCGTCAACGTCGAGTTCGCCGATCCGATCTCGGCGGACGAGGCGCGCAACATCCTGCGCAATGCGCCGGGCTGCCTCGTGATCGACAAGCATGAGCCGGGCGGCTACGTCACGCCCTATGAGGCGGCCGGCGAGGACGCGACCTATATCAGCCGCATCCGCGAGGATGGCACCGTTGAGAACGGCCTGTCGTTCTGGTGCGTGTCGGACAATCTGCGCAAGGGCGCGGCGCTCAATGCCGTGCAGATCGCCGAGGTCCTGATCAACCGCAAGCTGATCACCGCGAAGAAGAAGGCGGCCTAG
- a CDS encoding beta strand repeat-containing protein — translation MAITASFASGILSILGDTLNNPIIIGRDAAGNIIVNGGAVPITGDVATVANTSLIQASGGDGSDNISLDETNGAMPATAFIGGRGDDTLTGGSGNDTFAWNPGDGSDTIDGRGGSDTLNFNGANVNEQIAISANGSHALLTRDVASIAMDLNGVETIALRTLGGADTITVNDLTGTNVSKVAVDLQAAGGGGDGAADIVVVNGTAGNDAISVIQSGTQVIVNGLAAQTTVDGMEAGSDTVQINGQGGTDTVTFDGSDAGQSYTITANGTFVRVSRVDAVPFNVDVNSENIVIHGNAGDDTITAGNGIGALTHLTIDGGDGNDTIIGGDGNDLILGGAGNDTVSGGRGNDTALLGDGNDTYIWNPGDGSDTVEGQAGFDTLNFNGANVNERIDISANGSRVQFTRDVANIVMDINGVENIVFKALGGADTITVHDLTGTDVTNVTIDLQASGGGGDGAADTVIANGGAGADQILISQSAGQILLNGMQDQIAIIGAEPANDALQVNALDGNDYVNAANLGINPIRLTIDGGAGNDIIIGSGGSDTLLGGVGNDTLSGGGGTDILSGGTGNDTFVYGPGGGADTVTDFTIGTDRINLAGFAGLHSLNDALALATQSGSDTVLNFGAGNTLTLLGVTKTALGSSDFVFAPLTRHDFDGNLHDDINWVNDNGMASIWDDGQIGGAHVIAPAGTISNGWHFAGSGDFDGNGRSDILWVNDNGMASIWDNGQIGNAHIIAPAGTISNGWHFAGTGDFDGNGHSDILWRNDNGAVSIWDNGQIGSAHLIASPGTVDASWHIAGTGDFDGNGHSDILWTNDNGAVSIWDNGQIGSAHLIASPGAVDAGWHVAGTADFDGNGQTDILWHNDNGAVSIWDNGQIGSAHLIAAAGVVDASWHIAGTGDFDGNGLSDIVWRNDNGAVSIWDNGQIGGAHLIASAGSVDPSWHIVA, via the coding sequence ATGGCCATTACGGCAAGCTTCGCATCCGGCATTCTCTCGATCCTCGGCGATACCCTCAACAACCCGATCATCATCGGTCGTGACGCCGCAGGGAACATCATCGTCAACGGCGGCGCAGTGCCGATCACCGGCGATGTCGCGACTGTCGCGAACACCAGTCTTATTCAAGCCTCGGGCGGCGACGGCAGTGACAACATCAGTCTCGACGAGACCAACGGCGCAATGCCTGCGACCGCATTCATCGGGGGCCGCGGCGACGACACGTTGACCGGCGGCAGCGGCAACGACACGTTCGCCTGGAATCCCGGCGACGGCAGCGACACCATCGACGGCCGCGGCGGTTCGGACACGCTGAATTTCAACGGAGCGAATGTCAACGAACAGATCGCCATCTCCGCCAACGGCTCCCACGCGCTTCTGACTCGCGACGTCGCCAGCATCGCGATGGACCTCAACGGCGTCGAGACCATCGCGCTCAGAACGCTGGGTGGCGCCGACACCATCACCGTCAACGATCTCACCGGCACCAACGTTTCGAAGGTTGCGGTCGATCTGCAGGCGGCAGGCGGTGGCGGCGACGGCGCGGCGGACATCGTGGTCGTCAACGGCACCGCGGGCAACGACGCGATCTCGGTGATCCAGAGCGGCACCCAAGTGATCGTCAATGGCCTTGCCGCGCAAACCACCGTCGACGGCATGGAAGCGGGCAGCGACACCGTCCAGATCAACGGACAGGGAGGCACCGACACCGTCACGTTCGACGGCAGCGATGCGGGCCAGAGCTACACCATCACGGCGAACGGCACGTTCGTGCGCGTGAGCCGGGTCGATGCCGTGCCGTTCAACGTCGACGTCAACAGCGAGAACATCGTCATCCATGGCAATGCCGGCGACGACACCATCACGGCCGGCAACGGCATCGGCGCGCTGACCCACCTCACCATCGACGGCGGCGATGGCAACGACACCATCATCGGCGGCGACGGCAACGATCTGATCCTGGGCGGCGCCGGCAACGATACCGTATCGGGCGGCCGCGGCAACGACACCGCGCTGCTCGGCGACGGTAACGATACCTACATCTGGAATCCGGGCGACGGCAGCGACACCGTCGAGGGCCAGGCCGGCTTCGACACCCTGAATTTCAACGGCGCCAACGTCAACGAACGCATCGATATCTCGGCCAACGGCAGCCGCGTTCAATTCACCCGCGACGTCGCCAACATCGTGATGGACATCAATGGCGTCGAGAACATCGTCTTCAAGGCGCTCGGCGGCGCCGACACGATCACCGTCCACGATCTCACCGGCACCGACGTCACCAACGTCACGATCGATCTGCAGGCGTCCGGCGGCGGCGGCGATGGCGCGGCCGACACCGTCATCGCCAATGGCGGCGCCGGCGCCGACCAGATCCTGATCTCGCAGAGCGCCGGCCAGATCCTGCTGAACGGCATGCAGGACCAGATCGCCATCATCGGCGCCGAGCCGGCGAACGATGCGCTGCAGGTCAATGCGCTCGACGGCAACGACTACGTCAACGCCGCCAATCTCGGCATCAATCCGATCAGGCTCACGATCGACGGCGGCGCGGGCAACGATATCATCATCGGCAGCGGTGGCAGCGATACGCTGCTCGGCGGCGTCGGCAACGACACGCTGAGCGGCGGAGGCGGCACGGATATCCTGAGCGGCGGGACCGGCAACGACACATTTGTCTACGGCCCGGGCGGAGGAGCCGACACCGTCACCGACTTCACCATCGGCACCGACCGGATCAATCTGGCGGGATTCGCCGGGCTTCACAGCCTCAACGACGCGCTCGCGCTGGCGACGCAATCAGGCTCCGATACCGTCCTGAACTTCGGCGCCGGCAATACGCTGACGCTGCTGGGCGTCACCAAGACCGCGCTCGGCAGCAGCGATTTCGTGTTCGCGCCGCTGACGCGGCACGATTTCGACGGCAACCTCCATGACGACATCAACTGGGTCAACGACAACGGCATGGCCTCGATCTGGGACGACGGCCAGATCGGCGGCGCGCACGTCATCGCGCCGGCCGGCACGATCTCAAACGGCTGGCATTTTGCCGGCTCCGGCGATTTCGACGGCAACGGCCGCAGCGACATCCTGTGGGTCAACGACAACGGCATGGCCTCGATCTGGGACAACGGCCAGATCGGCAACGCGCATATCATCGCGCCGGCGGGCACCATCTCGAACGGCTGGCACTTTGCCGGCACCGGCGATTTCGACGGCAACGGACACAGCGATATCCTGTGGCGCAACGACAACGGCGCGGTCTCGATCTGGGATAACGGTCAGATCGGCAGCGCACACCTCATCGCGTCGCCGGGCACCGTCGACGCCAGCTGGCACATTGCCGGCACCGGCGATTTCGACGGCAACGGCCACAGCGACATCCTTTGGACCAACGACAATGGCGCCGTCTCGATCTGGGATAACGGCCAGATCGGCAGCGCACATCTGATCGCGTCGCCAGGCGCCGTCGACGCCGGTTGGCATGTTGCCGGCACGGCAGATTTCGATGGCAACGGCCAGACCGATATCCTCTGGCACAACGACAATGGCGCGGTCTCGATCTGGGATAACGGTCAGATCGGCAGCGCGCATCTGATCGCGGCAGCCGGCGTCGTCGATGCCAGCTGGCACATCGCCGGCACTGGCGATTTCGACGGCAATGGACTGAGCGACATCGTCTGGCGCAACGACAATGGCGCGGTCTCGATCTGGGATAACGGCCAGATCGGCGGCGCGCACCTCATCGCCAGTGCAGGCAGCGTGGATCCGAGCTGGCACATCGTCGCGTAG
- a CDS encoding TIGR00645 family protein, translating into MAEEPATYRPNPTLKRVETAFESVLFNSRWLMAPFYLGLVVSLAALLLKFCMELWHFVLHVPDAKESDIILGVLSLIDISLTGNLILIVVFSGYENFVSKIDPAGHPDWPDWMTKVDFGGLKQKLLASIVAISAIQVLKAFMNLDTAFDPSKLAWLVGVHLVFVVSAFMLAISDRWSGGDHGGE; encoded by the coding sequence ATGGCGGAAGAACCGGCGACCTACCGGCCCAATCCGACGCTGAAGCGGGTCGAGACCGCCTTCGAGAGCGTACTGTTCAACAGCCGCTGGCTGATGGCGCCGTTTTATTTGGGCCTCGTCGTCAGCCTCGCGGCGCTGCTGCTTAAGTTCTGCATGGAGCTGTGGCACTTCGTCCTGCATGTGCCGGACGCCAAGGAATCCGACATCATCCTCGGCGTGCTCTCGCTGATCGACATCTCCTTGACCGGCAACCTGATCCTGATCGTGGTGTTTTCCGGCTACGAGAACTTCGTCTCCAAGATCGATCCGGCGGGCCATCCGGATTGGCCGGACTGGATGACAAAGGTCGATTTCGGCGGGCTCAAGCAGAAACTGCTGGCGTCGATCGTCGCGATCTCGGCGATCCAGGTGCTCAAGGCGTTCATGAACCTCGACACCGCGTTCGATCCGAGCAAGCTCGCCTGGCTGGTCGGCGTGCACCTCGTGTTCGTGGTCTCAGCCTTCATGCTCGCGATCTCCGATCGCTGGAGCGGCGGCGATCACGGCGGCGAGTAG
- the leuD gene encoding 3-isopropylmalate dehydratase small subunit, with protein sequence MDKFTTLEGVAAPLKIINVDTDMIIPKQYLKTIKRTGLGKGLFSEQRYKDDGSENPDFVLNQPAYRKTKVLVAGDNFGCGSSREHAPWALLDFGIRCVISTSFGDIFYNNCFKNGILPIRVSQEDLDKLFDDAERGANATLTIDLPNQEIRGPDGGKVKFEIDPFRKHCLINGLDDIGLTMEKKTSIDTYEAKLKERAWA encoded by the coding sequence ATGGACAAGTTCACCACGCTGGAAGGCGTCGCGGCGCCGCTGAAGATCATCAATGTCGACACCGACATGATCATTCCGAAGCAGTACCTCAAGACCATCAAGCGCACCGGCCTTGGCAAGGGGCTTTTCTCCGAGCAGCGCTACAAGGATGACGGCAGCGAGAACCCGGATTTCGTCCTCAACCAGCCCGCCTACCGCAAGACGAAGGTGCTGGTTGCCGGCGACAATTTCGGCTGCGGCTCGAGCCGCGAGCACGCGCCCTGGGCGCTGCTCGACTTCGGCATCCGCTGCGTGATCTCGACCTCGTTCGGCGACATCTTCTACAACAACTGCTTCAAGAACGGCATTCTGCCGATCCGCGTCAGCCAGGAAGATCTCGACAAGCTGTTCGACGACGCCGAGCGCGGCGCCAACGCGACCTTGACCATCGATTTGCCGAACCAGGAGATCCGCGGTCCCGACGGCGGCAAGGTGAAGTTCGAGATCGACCCGTTCCGCAAGCACTGCCTGATCAACGGCCTCGACGACATCGGGCTGACGATGGAGAAGAAGACCTCGATCGACACCTACGAGGCCAAGCTCAAGGAGCGCGCCTGGGCCTGA
- a CDS encoding carbonic anhydrase produces MKHFPKRLIEGYQTFATQRLPTEQSRYRDLSERGQFPETMVIGCCDSRVSPEVIFDAGPGELFVVRNIANLVPVYQPDGNAHGVSAALEYAVTVLKVKHIVVLGHAQCGGIRAFVDKIKPLTPGDFIGKWMQMFIKPGEVVEQREHESMQDFVVRIEKAAVFRSLENLTTFPFVRDRVERGEMQLHGAYFGVAEGSLFVLDRDAKEFRSASEIAAG; encoded by the coding sequence ATGAAACACTTTCCGAAACGGCTCATCGAAGGCTACCAGACGTTCGCGACCCAGCGGTTGCCGACGGAACAGTCGCGCTACCGGGACCTTTCGGAACGCGGCCAGTTTCCCGAGACCATGGTGATCGGCTGCTGCGATTCCCGCGTCTCGCCGGAGGTGATCTTCGACGCCGGTCCCGGCGAGCTGTTCGTGGTCCGCAATATCGCCAATCTGGTTCCGGTCTATCAGCCCGACGGCAACGCGCACGGCGTCTCGGCCGCGCTGGAATATGCCGTGACCGTGCTGAAGGTGAAGCACATCGTCGTGCTCGGCCACGCCCAGTGCGGCGGCATCCGTGCCTTCGTCGACAAGATCAAGCCGCTGACGCCGGGCGACTTCATCGGCAAATGGATGCAGATGTTCATCAAGCCGGGCGAGGTGGTCGAGCAGCGCGAGCACGAGTCCATGCAGGACTTCGTCGTGCGTATCGAGAAGGCCGCCGTGTTCCGCTCGCTGGAGAATTTGACGACCTTCCCGTTCGTCCGCGACCGGGTTGAACGCGGCGAGATGCAACTGCACGGCGCCTATTTCGGCGTCGCCGAAGGCTCGCTGTTCGTGCTGGATCGCGACGCGAAGGAATTCCGCAGCGCGAGCGAGATCGCGGCCGGTTGA
- a CDS encoding metallopeptidase family protein codes for MWTTAKAPSLAEMETMAHEMFGRLPETFRGLCEGLIIRVDDFPTDEVLDEMQAESEFDLLGLFQGIGLPQQSFGDVARLPNLIWLYRRPILDYWADHDETLGHVIRHVLIHEIGHHFGLSDADMEAIEAAAAG; via the coding sequence ATGTGGACCACAGCCAAAGCCCCCTCGCTGGCCGAGATGGAGACCATGGCGCACGAGATGTTCGGGCGCCTGCCCGAGACGTTCCGGGGCCTCTGCGAGGGCCTGATCATCCGCGTCGACGATTTCCCGACCGACGAGGTGCTGGACGAGATGCAGGCCGAGAGCGAGTTCGACCTGCTCGGCCTGTTCCAGGGCATCGGCCTGCCGCAGCAGAGTTTTGGCGACGTGGCCCGGCTGCCCAACCTGATCTGGCTCTACCGGCGGCCGATCCTCGACTATTGGGCGGACCATGACGAGACCCTCGGTCACGTCATCCGCCACGTCCTGATCCACGAAATCGGTCACCATTTCGGCCTGTCGGATGCCGATATGGAGGCGATCGAGGCTGCGGCTGCGGGCTAG